Within Massilia endophytica, the genomic segment GCTACCGCGTGGACTGCCATGGCAAGTCCGTGTTCTTCACGGGCGACCATGAGCCGCTGTTCAACATCTATCCAGTGGACCACCCGGAGCACGCCGCCTTCCAGCTGCATGTGGAGCAGCGCACGGCCGCCATCGACGACCTGGTGCGCGGCGTGGATGCCCTCATCGTGGACAGCTCCTACACCCGCGAGGAATACCCGTCGAAGGTGGGCTGGGGCCATGGCACCTTCGACAGCGCACTGGCCATGGCCATCCGCTGCGGCGTGAAGCAGCTCTACTGCACCCACCACGAGCCGACCCGCAGCGACGACGAGCTGGAAGCCGTGTTTGCCGAAGTGATGGCGCGCCATGAGCCGCTGCCGAACGGCCTGAAGGTCGTGCTGGCGTACGAGGGCCTGGAAGTCGAGCTCTAAGCCATGGGCGACACCGACCTGCGTCTTGAGTTTTTCCGCAAGCTGCAAGCGGTCACCACGAAAATCCACGCCACGAGCAAGCTCGATGAGATCATGCTCGACCTGGGCATGGAGTTCTGCGACCTGTTCCAGTGCGACCGCTTCACCCTCTATGCGGTGGATGGAGACTGCATCGTTTCAAAGGTGAAGACCGGCCTCACATCGTTCAAGGACCTTCGCCTGCCCGTCACGCCGCAAAGCATTGCGGGCTATGTGGCCCTGAACCGCCAGGTGCTCAATATCTCCGACGTCTACGACGAGCAGGAACTGCGCCGCATCTCGCCGGAGCTGCGCTTCCAGCAGGCCGTGGACCAGCGCACCGGCTACCGCACGCGCCAGATGCTGGTGGCGCCCCTGGTCTCGGTGCAGTCGAAGGAGATGCTGGGCGTGGTCCAGTTCATCAACACGCGCAGCGGCCAGCCATTCACTCCCATCGCCGTGGAAGGCGTGCGCGAATTGTGCGAGACCCTGTCGGTGGCGTTCAGCCAGCGCATGAAGCCTCCCCAGCTGGTGCGCAGCAAGTACGACGGCCTGGTGGAAGATGCCGTGCTCGCGGCGCCCGAGCTGGAACTGGCCATGCGCTCGGCGCGCAAGAAGGACTCCGACCTCGAAGAGGTGCTGCTGGAAGAATTCAACCTGAAGCTGGGCGCCATCGGCCAGTCGCTGTCCCGTTTCTACGGCGTGCCCTACGAGCCTTTCAAATCCGAGCGCGTGAAGCCCGTTGAACTGCTGCGCAACCTGAAGCGCCAGTTCGTCGAGGAGCATGGCTGGGTGCCCCTGGACGACACAAAGGAAGGCCTGGTGGTGCTGGCGATCGATCCGGAAGCCACCGCGAATGCGCGCCTGGTCACCCAGATCTTCCCGAAATCGAAGAAGCTTCAGTTCCGCGTAACGACGGCCCGCGAGTTCGAGCTGACGCTGGACCAGTTCTACGGCGCCGCATCGGGCGACAGCGCCAGCGTGGGCGAACTGCTGTCCGGGATGGATGTGGACGACGAGGACGGCGAAGCCTCGGCCGATGTCTCGGAAGCGGTGGAGAACGAGCTGGTCAAGCTGGTCAACAAGATCATCGTGGACGCCTACCGCCAGGGCGTGTCGGACATCCACATCGAGCCACTGCCCGGCAAGGGAAAGACGGGCGTGCGCTTCCGCAAGGACGGCACGCTGGTGCCCTATATCGAGATTCCCGCAGCCTACCGCGCCGCGCTGGTCGCACGCATCAAGATCATGTGCGACCTGGACATCTCCGAGCGCCGCAAGCCGCAGGACGGCAAGATCAAGTTCCGCAAGTACGGCCCGCTGGATATCGAGCTGCGCGTAGCCACCATTCCCTCCACGGGCGGCGTGGAAGATGTGGTGATGCGTATTCTCGCAGCGGGAGAACCGATCCCGCTGGACAAGCTGGGCGTGCTGCCCGCGAACCTGGAGCGCCTGCGCTCGGCCATCGAGAAGCCCTATGGCCTGTTCTTCGTCTGCGGCCCCACCGGCTCGGGCAAGACCACCACCCTGCACTCGGTGCTGAACTACCTGAACACGCCGGACACCAAGATCTGGACGGCGGAAGACCCGGTCGAGATTACGCAGAAAGGCCTGCGCCAGGTGCAGGTGAACCGCAAGGCGGGCCTCGACTTTGCGACCGTGATGCGCGCCTTCCTGCGCGCCGACCCGGATGTGATCATGGTGGGCGAGATGCGCGACAAGGAGACCGTGAGCATGGGCATCGAAGCCTCGCTCACCGGCCACCTCGTGTTCGCCACGCTGCATACCAACAGCGCGCCCGAATCCATCGTGCGCCTGCTGGACATGGGCATGGACCCCTTCAACTTCGCCGACGCCCTGCTGGGCATCCTGGCACAGCGCCTGGCCAAGCGCCTGTGCACCAGCTGCCGCGAAGCCTACCATCCCACGGAGCTGGAGCTGCAGGTGCTCCTGATGGAATACTGCGAAGAGCTGAACAACACCGAGGCCTTCCAGCGCGACGAAACGGGTTCGCGCGCCGCCGTGCTGGCGGGCTGGCGCGAACGCTACGCCGACGACAAGGGCCGTTTCACGCTGTACCGCGCGGTCGGCTGCGAGGAGTGCAACAAGGGCTACCGCGGCCGCGTGGGCCTGCACGAACTCATGATCGGCACGGACAAGGTCAAGAAGCTGCTCCAGGAGCATGCTCGTGTGGCCCAGCTGCTGGCCGCCGCGCTGGAGGACGGGATGATGACGCTGAAGATGGACGGCATCGAGAAAGTGCTGGCGGGTCTCACGGACATCAAGATGGTCCGC encodes:
- a CDS encoding GspE/PulE family protein, encoding MGDTDLRLEFFRKLQAVTTKIHATSKLDEIMLDLGMEFCDLFQCDRFTLYAVDGDCIVSKVKTGLTSFKDLRLPVTPQSIAGYVALNRQVLNISDVYDEQELRRISPELRFQQAVDQRTGYRTRQMLVAPLVSVQSKEMLGVVQFINTRSGQPFTPIAVEGVRELCETLSVAFSQRMKPPQLVRSKYDGLVEDAVLAAPELELAMRSARKKDSDLEEVLLEEFNLKLGAIGQSLSRFYGVPYEPFKSERVKPVELLRNLKRQFVEEHGWVPLDDTKEGLVVLAIDPEATANARLVTQIFPKSKKLQFRVTTAREFELTLDQFYGAASGDSASVGELLSGMDVDDEDGEASADVSEAVENELVKLVNKIIVDAYRQGVSDIHIEPLPGKGKTGVRFRKDGTLVPYIEIPAAYRAALVARIKIMCDLDISERRKPQDGKIKFRKYGPLDIELRVATIPSTGGVEDVVMRILAAGEPIPLDKLGVLPANLERLRSAIEKPYGLFFVCGPTGSGKTTTLHSVLNYLNTPDTKIWTAEDPVEITQKGLRQVQVNRKAGLDFATVMRAFLRADPDVIMVGEMRDKETVSMGIEASLTGHLVFATLHTNSAPESIVRLLDMGMDPFNFADALLGILAQRLAKRLCTSCREAYHPTELELQVLLMEYCEELNNTEAFQRDETGSRAAVLAGWRERYADDKGRFTLYRAVGCEECNKGYRGRVGLHELMIGTDKVKKLLQEHARVAQLLAAALEDGMMTLKMDGIEKVLAGLTDIKMVRMVCIK